The Phycisphaerales bacterium genome segment GCTGAAGTACACGACGCGGCCCCTTGCCACGTCGAAGGTCATCGAGGGCTCGACGTTCCACGGAGGGCTCGCGACCTGGGCAGACGTCCACGTCGCGCCGTTCCAGAGCAGGGTTCGCGAACCGGACGCGGCGCGGGCCACGCAGACAAGCTGCTGGCGTGCCGCGTCGTAAGCGTGCTTGAACTGCCCGCGCCACGGCACCGGCGTCGAGAGCGGCGCACCTGGAACCCAGTATTGCCCGTTCCACTGCCACAAGCACATCTGCTCGTTGCTGCCGGGGGCGAGCTCGAACAGACCGACCTTGTTCTGTGTGGTGTCCAGAAATATCGGCGCGGCGGTGTTACGGGGCTGCTCGGGCAGTGCCACGGTCCACTCGCCGCATTGGGCCACGCTCCGCGCGCATGTGAGCGCGATGACCAGCAGCGGCAACCAGCGGTTGAGCATGAGCGTGCTCCGTTCTGTGCGCGGCGAAGCAAAGGAATGACGGGATGCCGCGGAAGCGTCTACAGGGGAACAGACTTGCGGGTTGCGGCCATTCTCATTGTGAACGAAGACCGAACCTGTGTGCAGCTTACACCGTGATCAACGGATCCTGATCCACCTCACTGATGATCGTCGGCAGCCCGGGCGCGAGGCGCTGCATGTGCTGGGCCAGGCGGGGGAGGTAGCCGCGTTCGGTGCTGGTGTGGTTGCCCAGGATCACGGCCATGCCGGCGTTGAGGGCGCCCAGCACCTCGTGGTGCTTCATCTCGCCGGTGACGAAGACCTCACAGCCTTCGTCCCGCGCCAGGCGCGAGAGCGACGCGCCCGAGCCGGGCACCACGCCGATGCGGGTGACGGGCCGGTCCTCGGCGGGCAAGGCGTAGCGCATGCGCTCGCGCTTGAGGAAGTGCTTGAGCCGCTGGGTGAGCTCCGCGACGGTGGTGGGGCGGTCGAGCACCAGGCGGCGGCCCGCGCCGGCGTTGCGGCGGGGCTGGGGCATCAGCTCGTACACGTCGATCGCGGGCTCTTCATATGGATGGAAGCGCCGCAGTAGCTCGGTGATCAGCGGCAGGGCCGCCTTGCCCGCGACCATCTCCAGGCGCACTTCGTCCACGCGCTCGACGTGCCCGGGTTCGCCTACTGCGGGGCGGGTGCCGGGGCCGGGGAGGAAGGTGCCCGTTCCGCGGGTCTCGAAGGAGCAGAGCTGGTACGCCCCGATGTTGCCCGCGCCGCCGCTCGCCAGGGCGTTGCGGATGCGCTCGACATCCGGGGGCTGCATGAAGGTGACGATCTTGACCTGCTGCATGGCGGGCAGCTTGGCGTGGGGGGTGAGGGCGCGGACGTCGCCCTTGATGCGGCCCGGCTCGCCCCCGGAGAGGCCCTCGCAGAGCCAGTCGGTGATCCCGCCGTGCACGGCGTCAAGGGCCGTGTGCGGGGAGTACACCGCGATGCCGGCTTCGATCGCCCGCAGGATGATCCGCTGGCGGGGCGTGGCGTCGGTCACGCGGGCCAGGGGCTCAAAGATCGGCGGGTGGTAGGCGATGATCGCCTTGCTGCCCGCGCCGATCGCCTCGGCCAGCACGGGCTCGGTCAGGTCAATGGTCAGCAGGACGGGCCCCGTTAGCTCGCGCTCGCCGTCGCCCACCAGCAGGCCCACGCGGTCCCACTCCTCGGCGTACTCCAGGGGTGCGATCTGGCCCATGAGCCTGACGAGGTCGTTGACGCGCATGGCGGAGGGTAGTGCTTCGGGGTTGCCCCGGGCGGGGTGGAAGCGAAGTCAACGCGGCGGGCGTGGTCTGGCCGATAGAGCGGTGGGGCCGGAGGCTCCGTTGGTCTCGCCAGGAGGGCGCAGGTGGTCCGCTGGACATTGACAGCCTCGGGGCTTTTGCTGCTCGCGGGTGTGCTCGCGGGGTGTGAGGCCGCGCCTGCCCGCCAGTCTGACGCCGCGTTGCCCAAGACTGGTGACCAGGGCCCCAATACATCGCTGGAAGCGCTCGCCGAGGGCTCGGGGGGGACGCCGATCCTGAACGTTCCTGACCCGCACGCGCCGCCGCGGGGCGATCTGGCGCGGGAGGCGGAGTTGGCCGCGATCAACCTGGAGAAGCTGCTGGCTTCGGGCGTGCTGGACCGGGCGCGTCAGGGCGACGCGAGCAGCGGCACGCCGACAAGCGAGCCGGAGGCCTACGCCTTCGAGCCGCCGGAGGAGTTCGTGGGTCCGATCGCCGAGGTGGTGCCCCCGCCGGAGCCCGAGCCCGAGCCGTTCGACCAGACACTGGACCTAGCCCAGCGGATCGCGAAGCTGCTGCGCGAGCCCGGCGAAGGGCGGCGAAAGATCCCTGACGCCGTGGCCCTGGGGCCCATCGAGGCGCTGGAGCCGGGGATCCTCGCGGATCTGGAGGACCCGGACAACCGCATCGGCCCGAAGCTGAGCACGGAGGATCGCGAGGCGCTGATCGGCGCGCGGGACGCGATCCTGGCCAACCCCGCCGGAGCGAACGAGGCGCTGGTGAAGGCCCTGTCGAAGCTGGCCCCGCCGCCAACGTTGAAGATCGCGCGGGCCGCGTTGTGCTCGCGGGTCACCGGCTTTGGGCACTACGACCCGCTGCCCACGAGCACGTTCGTGTTTGGACGGCCGATCCGGGTGATCGTGTATGTCGAACTCGACGGCTTCACCGCCCGCCCCGCGCGCGAGGGTGATGTGGCGCTCTCCGGGGCTTCGCTCGGCGAGCTGGTCACCGTGGACCTGTCGCAGGCGCTTTCCCTCTACGCCGACCCCAGCGGCCTGCTCTCCTGGCATCGCCCGGCGCGGGCAGTGGTAGAGACCAGCCGTAACAAGCGGCGCGACTTCTACGTCATCCAGCAGATCGAGCTGCCCGCGACACTCAGCATTGGGCGGTACAACCTGAAAGTGACCGTCAAGGACCGCACCAGCGGCAGCGAGGCCGAGGCCGTGCTGCCGATCTCGGTCGTGGCGGACCGGAGTGCGCAGCGGTGACGGCGGGGCTTTGATAAGACCCATAGGACTCATACGACCTATGGGACTTATGGGAGAGATGCGAGCCCTCATCCTCTACAACCCTCACTCCGGTCGCGGGCGCGGCCAGCGCACCGCCGAGTCCGTCGCGGCCATGCTGCGCAGCACCGGGGGCACGCCCACGCTGTTGGGGACGGCCAAGGAGCCGCCCGACGCATTCCACGCCCGCCTCCGCGCGGCCCTCGCGGGCCAGAACCTGCTCATCGTCGCTGGCGGGGATGGCACGCTGCACCACACGCTCCCATCCGTGGTCGGCTCGGGCGTGCCGCTCTACCACCTGGCGATGGGCACCGAGAACCTCTTCGCCCGCCAGTTCGCGATGGACGGCTCGCCGGCGACCTTGGAACGAGCGGTCAAGGCGTGGCGGACGCTCGACATCGATGTCGCGACCCTCACCCTCGATGGCGACTCCCCGCGCCCCTTCGTCCTCATGTGCAGCATCGGCCCCGACGCCGGGGTGATCCGAAGGCTTGATGCCGCCAGGAGTGGCCCCATCAGCCACCTGTCCTACGTCCGGCCGATCGTGGCCGAGCTGCTCGCGCCCTCACTGCCCCGCCTCACGGTGGAGGTCGACGGGAGGAAGGTGATTGATGATCAGCCGGGCATGTGCGTCGTCGCCAACAGCCGCCATTACGCCATGCGGATCGACCCGGCCCTGAATGCCTCCATGACCGATGGCCTTCTTGACGTCGTGTTCTTCCCCAGCGCCGGTCGGGTTTCGCTCGCGGCGTGGATGCTCAAGTCCCGCTTCCGCAAGCACCTGGGGAAGCCGCTCACGTACGTTTCCGCTGGCAAGGTCCGCATCACCGCGCCCAATCACCGAGGCCCCGCCCCTGCCTATCAGGTGGACGGCGAGTGCGGGCGGCACACCTTCCCCAAGGGGGTCGAGCTGAACATCGACGTCGTACCAAAGGCTCTGAAGCTGCTGGCGCCCTGAACGGCCCTCGGCGGGGCACGCCCACCCCGTACCATCACCTATGACCATCTCGGTTGAGGTTTTCGACGCTACCCGCCGCCTGCCCGAGCCGGCCCTGCACTGGATCGCCCAGCACGCGGAAAAAGGCATGCGGCACCTGGGGTGCGTCGGAGAGGTCCGCGTCCGGGTGGTGGACGACGCCGAGATGGCCCAGGCTCACGAGGAGTTCGCGGGGGTCTCCGGGACGACCGACGTCCTCACCTTCGACCTCACCGACCCGGACCTGGGGCCACCCCCGGCCATGGTCCTGGAACACGCCCGTTTGGAATCTACACCCAATCCGTACGAGATTGATACGGATATCCTGGTCTGTCTGGACGAAGCTGCCCGCCAATCCGGGGGGGCAGCACCGGGTGGAAACCCTCCCCCGGGGGTGCAGAGGGAACTACTGTTGTACGTCCTGCACGGGATCCTTCACTGCCTCGGGATGGACGATCACGAGGAGCAGGCCTTTGAGGCCATGCACAGGGTGGAGGACGGCGTGCTCGCCGCGATCGGGGTCGGGCCAGTTTTTCGGCCCGGGAGCCCTGGCGGCGGTTCTGGAGCCTGACGGGTGAACGCATCAGCCTGGATTGGAATCGCAACCCTCGCCCTGCTGGCGGGCGCGGTGCTGTCCACCCTGGTGCAGTCGCTGCGGGACCTCTCCCGCACCGCCCTCGAAGAAATCGCCGCGATTCGCAACCGCCCGGCCCGCACCGCGCGGGTGAAGGCCATCCTCGAGGACCTCGAGGGTCACGCCGCGGCGATTGCCCTGCCGCGCATCATTGCCAACCTGGTCCTGGTGGTGGCGCTGGTGATGTACGTGGTGATCATCCGCACGCCCGCGGATGACCCCAACCCGGGCATCACCTGGGTGGACGCCGTGATTGGCATCGGCATCGCCTCGGTGCTGCTGTGGGTGTTCGGCGTTGCTATCCCCACGAGCATCGCCAAGCACGCGGGTGAGGGCACGGTCTACTCCTGGTCGCTGGTGCTGCGGACGACGTACCTGCTGTGCAAGCCGATCACCGCCCTGGCCCGAGGGATCGACGAGGTCATCCGCCGCCTGACCGGGCGCTCGGCCAAGAACGACATGGACGCGCTGGAAGAAGAGCTTCTGTCGGTGGTCGAGGAGGCCCAGGACGAGGGCGGCATCGACGAGGCCGAGAAGCAGATGATCGAGGGCGTGGTGCAGTTCCGCAACCGCACGGTGGCGCAGGTGATGACGCCCCGCACCGAGATCGAGGCCATGGAGCTGACCAACGATCTGGGCAAGGTCACGGCCCTGGTCCGCGAGGTGGGGCACAGCCGCATCCCGGTGTACGAGGAGAGCATCGACCGCATCGTCGGGATCTTTTACGTGAAGGACCTGATGAAGTGGCTGGCGGGCGACGCGCGCGTAGGCGGCAAGACCTTCGACCTCAAGCGCCTGCTGCGGCCCGCGTTCTTCGTGCCCGAGACCAAGACCGTCCGCGAACTGCTGCCCGAGCTGCTCAAGAAGCGCGTCCACATCGCGATGGTGGCCGACGAGTACGGCGGCACGGCCGGGCTGGTCACGATGGAGGACATCATCGAGGAGGTCTTCGGTGACATCCAGGATGAGTACGAGGCGCCCGAGGAAGAGGTGCCCGAGGTAAAGGTGGACATCGCGGCCAAGACCGCGGAGATCGACGCCCGCGCGTACATCGACGACGTGAACGACCGGATCGAGCCGCTGGGCATCGAGCTGCCCACCAGCGATGAGTACGACACCGTGGGCGGGTTCGTGACGGTGACGCTGGGGCGGATCCCCGCGGCGGGCGAGAGCTTCACGCACGAGCGGGTGATGGTGCAGGTGCTGGAGGCCCAGCCCATGCGCGTCACGCGGGTGCGCGTGCAGCGGTCAGAGCCTGTGGAAGAGGCGGTGGAAGCGCGGGGCGAGGAGCAGGACGCGCGGGCGTAGCGAGTCGCGGTGGGTGCGTCGCCGCCAATCCGGGACTTCGCCCAGAGCGGCTCAGTCCCGGCGTCGTTTCAGGCCGCCGCGGCGTTGACCTGGATGAACTTCATGCCGCACTCGTGGTGCTTGTCGCCCTGCTCGCGGCAGCGCACGACCTCGCCCTCGAGCGGGCGCTTCTGCCATCCCGCGGCCTGGACATACACGCGCACGGCCTGGCCGGGGCGCAGCGGCGTTGGTGAAATGAACCCCAGGCCCGAGCGCGAGATGCTGTGCGCTGTCACGGCAAAGCCGGGGAGCTCGCACACCGCGTCGCCCTCGGTCACCAGCGCGTGCAGCTTGGCGCGGCAGTGGAACGTGGTGCGCGGGTGGCGGCGCAGGTCGTGGCCAGTGGGCTGCGGCGCGTCCTTGGCGGCGGGAGCAACGAGCCGCGACCACGCGGCCATCACCTCCGCGTCGTACTTGGTGCCGGCCTCCTTCTCCATGATCGCCATCGCCTCGCCGACGCCCATCGTGTGTTTCTTGAAGGGGCGGAACGCCGTCATGGCGTCGAAGGAGTCGACGACGGCGCAGATGCGGCTGTAGAGGTGGATCTTCTCGGCGGTCAGCGCGTGCGGGTAGCCCGTGCCGTCCATGCGCTCGTGGTGCTCGAGCGTGACGCGGAGGATCTTCTCGTCCAGCCCGTCGAACTTCTTCAGGTATTCGTACCCCGCCTGCGGGTGGGCGCGGATGATCTGCCACTCATCGTCGGTGAGCCGGCCGGACTTGTTGAGCACTTCCTCGGGCACGCCGATTTTGCCCATGTCGTGCACGAGGCCGGCCCGGCAGATGAGGTTCAGCTCGTCCTGGTCGGTGATGCCCAGCTCCACCGCGAGGGGCACCATCCACGTCGCGACGTTGACCATGTGCGTCGCGGTGTAGAAGTCATGGTGGGAGGCGGCGAAGAGGTGCTCGAAAGCTGCGGGGTTCTTGAGGGCGAACGTCGTTACGCCGCGGGAGAGCTGCTCGAGCTTGGGCGAGTTGGCGAGCGTCTCGGGGTCGGCGAGCAGCTCGTTCATCAGCTCGATGCTGGTCTCGTAGATGATCGTCGCTGCCTCGGGCGCGGCGCCGCTCGCGGCGACCTGGTCGAGCTTCTCGGCCACCTGCTTGCGGAAGCGGGACTGGTCAGCGATGCGGAGGTAGATGAAGCGCAGCCCGTGCTCGATCAGACGCTGGCGGTGGAACTCGGTGAAGCGGATGTCGCCGGAGCAGTAGAGCCGGTAGCCCTCGATGGCGGGGCCGCTGCCGAGGTTGAGGGTCTCGGGGCGGATGCGGATGTACGTGTCCATGCCGCGCAGCGATTCCACGGGCAGGTGCTCGAGGGAGACGGGGAGAAACCCTGCGCGGCTTGACGTTCCGGCCTTGATGTCCGCGGTGTGGGTCATTGCAGAGGACTCGGGTGTGTTTTTCGACCAGCGGAGGGGCGCGCTTGAGGCGGTGATCAGGACAAAGGGCGTGCAGGGCCCGAGAACATCCGGAGTTTGATGTCCTGCTCAACAACCACGTGCCGCGGACCGACGTTCGATAGGTGAACTCGCCGCGCCCCAGGAAAAGCTCACGTGAGCAGCCGCAGCGCCCAAAGCTGGAGCGGGCGCCCAGGGTGCCGTTCGAGCACCGCGTCGCGGTCACGGTCGAGCACCCCGGGTCCACGACCGTGACCTTCGAGGTGCAGGGGCGGGACATCTCCCGCACAGGCATGCGGGTGCAGCACGGGAACTACGTGTACCCCGGCTCGCCGACCACGGTGTCTTTTCTGCGGGGCAAGGGCGTGCTGTTCGCGGTGCCCGGGCGCGTGGTGCGGTGCGAGTACGTGGGGTCTAAGCAGCACGATGTGGGCATCGCGTTTGAGAACCCGATGGGCTCGCGCGAGCTGTCGCTGCTCAACCCCTGAACCCGTCACAGACCTCAGCGGAAGCGGCGGACGCAGAGCGTGTTGTTCTGCCCGCCGAAGCCGAAGCTGTTGGAGAGGCAGACGTCGACGCCGCCGAGGGGCCGCAGGTCGCGGGCGCTGTTGGGCACGTAATCGAGGTCGCACTCGGGGTCGGGCGTGTGCAGGTTGAGCGTGGGAGGCACCCAGCCGGACTGGATGGCCATGACGCAGGTCATCAGTTCCACTGCGCCCGCCGCCTGGATGAGGTGGCCCAGCATGCTCTTGACGCTGCTGAAGGGCACCTGCTTCGCAAGGTTGCCGAAGACGCCCTTCACCGCCACGGTCTCGATTTTGTCGTTCTCCTGCGTGCCGGTGCCGTGGGCGGAGATGTAGTGCACGCGCGGGCGGCCGTTCTCGCCGGGCTCACGCGGGTCGATGCCGGCCTGGCGGCAGGCCTGGCTCATGGCGGCGATGGCGCCCTTGCCGTCGGGCTGGATGTCGGTAATGCGGAAGGCGTCGGCGGAGCTGCCGAAGCCCGCGATCTCCGCGAGCGGCGTCGCGCCGCGGGCCTTGGCGGATTCGAGCGACTCGAGCACGAGCACGCCAGCGCCCTCGCCCATGACGAAGCCGTCACGCGAGACGTCGAAGGGGCGCGAGGCGTGGGCCGGGTCGTCGCGCCGTGTCGACATCGCTGTCAGGCGGATGAAGCCGGTCATGCCCAGCGGGTGGATCATCGAGTGGCTGCCGCCAGCGAACATGAGGTCGGCGTCGCCGCGACGGATGATCTCGAAGGCCTCGCCGATGGCCTGCGTGCTGGCGGCGCAGGCGGTCATGCAGTTGAAGGAGGGCCCCATGCAGCCGAACTGCCGGGCCATGTGCGACAGCACCTGATGAGGCTCCTGCTCCAGCTCGTTGATGGGGTCCAGACGCGAGAGCGCCGCCTTCTCCCACTCGCCGTCGTTCACCGCGCGTTTGGTGGCGTCCCAGCCGGCGATGTTGACGTAGGCGAAGGTGTCAAAGTCCATCGGCCCTTCGCCAGCGCCCATGTAGATGCCCATGCGCGAGGGCTCGAAGGCGCCCTTCGTGAGGCCCGCCTGCTGCCAGGCCATGCTCGCGGCGGCGAGGGCGAACTGCGAGTTGAGCCCTGCCTTGGCCAGGCGCGGGGTCGTGGGGACGTAGCGCGACAGGTCGAAGTTCTTCACCTCGGCGGCGAAGTTTGTGGCGAAGCTGGATGCGTCGTAGCGGGTGATGGGGCCGATGCCGCAATCGGCGCGGAGGAGCCGCTGCCATACCTCTTCCAGCCCCGAGCCCAGGGGGGTGACCCAGCCCATGCCCGTGATGACGACCCGCCGCTGGCTCATGGTGCTCCCGAGATCAAGAACAGAAAACCGCACCGGCCCCGGGCCTCAGAGCGGGGGGACGGTGCGGGCACAGTTTAGTCACAGTGCGGCGGGGACTTACTGGTTCTCGAAGTCGTGGATCTGGCCGCTGGGACCCGCATCGGAGTCCACTTCGCCGTCGTGCTGACTCGTGACCCCCCGATCGAGGTTGATCTTCTCGATGTTGAGCACGCGGACCAGGCCGTCGGTCAGGCGCTTGTCAGCGAAGTTGATAATGAGCCCGAGGTCGAGGTTCGCGGCCTTGAGCTGCGCGCGGAGGCGCAGGCGGTCGGGCGTGTCGACCTCGCGCGGCTCGGCCATCACGGTTACCAGGAACAGGCCATCGACGAACAGCCCGCAGGTGACCTCGCCGACCTTCTGTCCACGGTAGGTGACGGGGAAGGTTTGACGGGGCTTGTAGTGAAGGCCGATGTTGTCGAGCTCGAGGCGCAGGGCCTCAAGGTAGATGTCGGCGGGGTAGCCGGGGCCAAGGGCCTTGTGCACCTCGATGGAGCAGCCGATGACCTTGCGAGAGGCCTCGGTGATCTTGGGGTCAAGGTCGGAGAGGGGGATGCCGCGGCGTTCGCCGCCGTTGCCGCCCCCGTTCGAGCCGCGGTCGTTGTAGTTGCGGTCGTTCTGGCCCCCATAGCCTCGACCACCACGACCGCCGCTCCGCCCCCCCCGGTTACGCCCGTCATCTCTGTAGTCGTTCGGCACGCAAAAACTCCGCTGAAAAGAACCTCTTTGTGTAGAGGTGTTGGTTGGATCAGTTAGCAGACTTGAGCACCAGGGCCGCGTTCTGGCCGCCCTGTGCGCTGGAACAAACGAGAATAGCCCGCAGGCGGGCCGCGCGGGCCGCCTTGGAACCGACGAAGTTATCAGATAAGACACCGCCGGTCTCAAATCGGGCGGGCAGACGCTGCTCCTTCACACAAAGAGCCCCCACGGCCGCGAGAATCGAGCCGTTCCCGGCGGCGCAGTCGCCCAGGGCCGGGGTGAGGGTGACGAGTTCGACGGTGTTGAGGTGCTCGCCAAATACCTGACGCAACGCGCCGGCTTCTCCGGCGTCAACGCTCGCAATTCCACAGCCTTGGGGGATTATGGCATCAATATCCTCGGCTTTGAGTTGTGCATCCCTGAGCGCGTTGCGGATGGCATGAGCCAGCCCTTCGTTCACGCCCTGCGGCTCGTCCGAAGGGATCGAGTGGGCGGCGCCGAATCCGGCGACCTCGGCGTAGACCTTGGCCCCGCGCTTCGTCGCGGCGGTGGCCTCCTCGAGCACGAGCAGGCCGCCGGCCTCGCCCGGGATGGTGCCGGCGCCCTCCGCCTCATAGGGGCGGACCGTGGGGGAGCCATCGGTGGGGCGGAGGCGGTTCCAGAGCGTCATCTTGGCCATGCCCATCAGGTTGAGCTTGGACTCGGCCCCGCCGGAAAAGCAGAGGTCCGCGGCGCCGCGCTCGATGACGCGGCAGGACTCGCCGATGGAGAGAAGGCCGCTGGCCTCGGCGCAGGTGATGGTGTTGCTCGGGCCCTCAGTGCCGTGGATGATGGTGACGTGGCACGCGAGCATGTTGGGCAGGTACTTGAGCATCCAGAGGGGCTGGAGGTTGTCCATGCCGCCGCCGCCCTCGGGCGGGATGGTGCCCCAGCGCTTGAGGGTGAGGCCGTTGGTTTTGTCGAGCTGCTCGGGGGTGGCGGCGGGGTCGCGGGCTGTGACCATGGCCGCGGAGATTTCCTGCGTCTCGGAGCAGATCAGGCCGGCCCCGATGTGGCAGCCGACGCGCTCGGGCGGGTAGGTGAGTTGGCGCGAGGGGTCGGACTCGAGGGTGGCCTTGGTGACCAGGCCGGCGTCGTCGACCGCGAGCTTGGCGGCGCCGACGGCGAGCTCGGTGTCCCGGACCATGACCTTGACCGCCTTGCGGTAGCTCTTGGGCACGTAGTCCTTGGCGGAAAAATCTTTGACCTCCGCGGCGAGCTTGCAGGGAAAACCGGACGGGTCAAAGCGGGTGATGGGGCCGATGCCGGAGCGGCCGGCGCAAAGACCCTCCCACAAAGCGGATACGCCAACGCCCAGGCCCGTGACGGCGCCGATACCGGTGATGAAGACTCTTTTGTGCATGGAAGGCAAGTCTAACGGACCCCTGCTGCCGGTCTATGAAGCCGCCGGTATAGGTGTAGTAGCGCGAATCCCCCCCGAGTTCCGACAAGGAGCCAGACCATGGATGCACGCCCGAACCGAGCGTACCCCCACAAGTGGATGTACCGACTAGCAGTTGCGGCGGTGGCAGTTTTTTTGATCCTGACGCCAAAAACCTCGCTGGGACAGGATCGGGAGGACGTGGAGCGGGAGGCGGGGCCGCCGACGCTGCCGGCCACGGCCGCGGGGAATCAGCTGATGTGGGTGCTGAAGGTCGTCAATGGGCAGGAGATTGGCGACCTCAAAGACCACTTTTCCGATCGGTTCATCCAGACGCGGGGGGACGACACCAAGGTGCTGCTGGAGGGGCTGCGGCAGGAGGTGTTCGAGGGCGGCAAGGTCATCGTCAACAAGGTGCTCGACGGCGAGCGGGAGAACGACATCTCAGCGGAGGTCACGAGCAAGGAGTCCTGGCGGTACCTGCACGTGTTCCTGATGGTGGATGAGAAGGACGGCAAGATCCGGGGGCTGCGGTTCGCGCCGGCGGGGGGCGTGGGGCGCAACGTGGGGAACTGGAAGCAGTTCGACAACGCGATGAACCGCGTGCCCGAGGGGGTGTCGTTCGGGGCGTACGAGCTGGTGCCGGTGAACCCCAACGTCGAGGGCAGCCCGCTGACCATGCGGGTGCTGGCGGAGAACGGGGCGGACCGGCGGCTGAATGTGGGGGCGACGGGGTACCTGTATGTCGTGGGGGCCGCAGCGGAGGAGGTCGCGGGCAAGCGGATGGGCTGGGACGACAAGGTGGCCCTCAAGCCCGAGTGGAATAGCCTGCCGCCGGGGGAGATGCGCGCGATGGAGGGGGAGCATGCGCTGCGCGAGTTCGTGCTGCGGGTGATGGACGACAGCGACAACACGGCTGCGGACCACCTGCTGCACCATGTCGGGCGTGACAAGGTCGAGGCGTACCTGGCCAAGATGCA includes the following:
- a CDS encoding Nif3-like dinuclear metal center hexameric protein encodes the protein MRVNDLVRLMGQIAPLEYAEEWDRVGLLVGDGERELTGPVLLTIDLTEPVLAEAIGAGSKAIIAYHPPIFEPLARVTDATPRQRIILRAIEAGIAVYSPHTALDAVHGGITDWLCEGLSGGEPGRIKGDVRALTPHAKLPAMQQVKIVTFMQPPDVERIRNALASGGAGNIGAYQLCSFETRGTGTFLPGPGTRPAVGEPGHVERVDEVRLEMVAGKAALPLITELLRRFHPYEEPAIDVYELMPQPRRNAGAGRRLVLDRPTTVAELTQRLKHFLKRERMRYALPAEDRPVTRIGVVPGSGASLSRLARDEGCEVFVTGEMKHHEVLGALNAGMAVILGNHTSTERGYLPRLAQHMQRLAPGLPTIISEVDQDPLITV
- a CDS encoding diacylglycerol kinase family protein, encoding MRALILYNPHSGRGRGQRTAESVAAMLRSTGGTPTLLGTAKEPPDAFHARLRAALAGQNLLIVAGGDGTLHHTLPSVVGSGVPLYHLAMGTENLFARQFAMDGSPATLERAVKAWRTLDIDVATLTLDGDSPRPFVLMCSIGPDAGVIRRLDAARSGPISHLSYVRPIVAELLAPSLPRLTVEVDGRKVIDDQPGMCVVANSRHYAMRIDPALNASMTDGLLDVVFFPSAGRVSLAAWMLKSRFRKHLGKPLTYVSAGKVRITAPNHRGPAPAYQVDGECGRHTFPKGVELNIDVVPKALKLLAP
- the ybeY gene encoding rRNA maturation RNase YbeY, with the protein product MTISVEVFDATRRLPEPALHWIAQHAEKGMRHLGCVGEVRVRVVDDAEMAQAHEEFAGVSGTTDVLTFDLTDPDLGPPPAMVLEHARLESTPNPYEIDTDILVCLDEAARQSGGAAPGGNPPPGVQRELLLYVLHGILHCLGMDDHEEQAFEAMHRVEDGVLAAIGVGPVFRPGSPGGGSGA
- a CDS encoding hemolysin family protein; protein product: MNASAWIGIATLALLAGAVLSTLVQSLRDLSRTALEEIAAIRNRPARTARVKAILEDLEGHAAAIALPRIIANLVLVVALVMYVVIIRTPADDPNPGITWVDAVIGIGIASVLLWVFGVAIPTSIAKHAGEGTVYSWSLVLRTTYLLCKPITALARGIDEVIRRLTGRSAKNDMDALEEELLSVVEEAQDEGGIDEAEKQMIEGVVQFRNRTVAQVMTPRTEIEAMELTNDLGKVTALVREVGHSRIPVYEESIDRIVGIFYVKDLMKWLAGDARVGGKTFDLKRLLRPAFFVPETKTVRELLPELLKKRVHIAMVADEYGGTAGLVTMEDIIEEVFGDIQDEYEAPEEEVPEVKVDIAAKTAEIDARAYIDDVNDRIEPLGIELPTSDEYDTVGGFVTVTLGRIPAAGESFTHERVMVQVLEAQPMRVTRVRVQRSEPVEEAVEARGEEQDARA
- a CDS encoding HD domain-containing phosphohydrolase, with translation MTHTADIKAGTSSRAGFLPVSLEHLPVESLRGMDTYIRIRPETLNLGSGPAIEGYRLYCSGDIRFTEFHRQRLIEHGLRFIYLRIADQSRFRKQVAEKLDQVAASGAAPEAATIIYETSIELMNELLADPETLANSPKLEQLSRGVTTFALKNPAAFEHLFAASHHDFYTATHMVNVATWMVPLAVELGITDQDELNLICRAGLVHDMGKIGVPEEVLNKSGRLTDDEWQIIRAHPQAGYEYLKKFDGLDEKILRVTLEHHERMDGTGYPHALTAEKIHLYSRICAVVDSFDAMTAFRPFKKHTMGVGEAMAIMEKEAGTKYDAEVMAAWSRLVAPAAKDAPQPTGHDLRRHPRTTFHCRAKLHALVTEGDAVCELPGFAVTAHSISRSGLGFISPTPLRPGQAVRVYVQAAGWQKRPLEGEVVRCREQGDKHHECGMKFIQVNAAAA
- a CDS encoding PilZ domain-containing protein, with the protein product MPFEHRVAVTVEHPGSTTVTFEVQGRDISRTGMRVQHGNYVYPGSPTTVSFLRGKGVLFAVPGRVVRCEYVGSKQHDVGIAFENPMGSRELSLLNP
- a CDS encoding beta-ketoacyl-[acyl-carrier-protein] synthase family protein; amino-acid sequence: MSQRRVVITGMGWVTPLGSGLEEVWQRLLRADCGIGPITRYDASSFATNFAAEVKNFDLSRYVPTTPRLAKAGLNSQFALAAASMAWQQAGLTKGAFEPSRMGIYMGAGEGPMDFDTFAYVNIAGWDATKRAVNDGEWEKAALSRLDPINELEQEPHQVLSHMARQFGCMGPSFNCMTACAASTQAIGEAFEIIRRGDADLMFAGGSHSMIHPLGMTGFIRLTAMSTRRDDPAHASRPFDVSRDGFVMGEGAGVLVLESLESAKARGATPLAEIAGFGSSADAFRITDIQPDGKGAIAAMSQACRQAGIDPREPGENGRPRVHYISAHGTGTQENDKIETVAVKGVFGNLAKQVPFSSVKSMLGHLIQAAGAVELMTCVMAIQSGWVPPTLNLHTPDPECDLDYVPNSARDLRPLGGVDVCLSNSFGFGGQNNTLCVRRFR
- a CDS encoding GxxExxY protein; protein product: MPNDYRDDGRNRGGRSGGRGGRGYGGQNDRNYNDRGSNGGGNGGERRGIPLSDLDPKITEASRKVIGCSIEVHKALGPGYPADIYLEALRLELDNIGLHYKPRQTFPVTYRGQKVGEVTCGLFVDGLFLVTVMAEPREVDTPDRLRLRAQLKAANLDLGLIINFADKRLTDGLVRVLNIEKINLDRGVTSQHDGEVDSDAGPSGQIHDFENQ
- a CDS encoding beta-ketoacyl synthase N-terminal-like domain-containing protein, producing the protein MHKRVFITGIGAVTGLGVGVSALWEGLCAGRSGIGPITRFDPSGFPCKLAAEVKDFSAKDYVPKSYRKAVKVMVRDTELAVGAAKLAVDDAGLVTKATLESDPSRQLTYPPERVGCHIGAGLICSETQEISAAMVTARDPAATPEQLDKTNGLTLKRWGTIPPEGGGGMDNLQPLWMLKYLPNMLACHVTIIHGTEGPSNTITCAEASGLLSIGESCRVIERGAADLCFSGGAESKLNLMGMAKMTLWNRLRPTDGSPTVRPYEAEGAGTIPGEAGGLLVLEEATAATKRGAKVYAEVAGFGAAHSIPSDEPQGVNEGLAHAIRNALRDAQLKAEDIDAIIPQGCGIASVDAGEAGALRQVFGEHLNTVELVTLTPALGDCAAGNGSILAAVGALCVKEQRLPARFETGGVLSDNFVGSKAARAARLRAILVCSSAQGGQNAALVLKSAN